A single window of Nicotiana sylvestris chromosome 3, ASM39365v2, whole genome shotgun sequence DNA harbors:
- the LOC138887669 gene encoding uncharacterized protein: protein MFFYLTTLSLQKFIKEDVPVLPESTLENEHFIVTEAWKHLDFLCKNYILSRLENDLYNVYSNVKTSKELWEALENKYKTEDAGLKKSVAAKILDYKMVDSKSVIIQVQKLQVIIHELLAEGLVINEAFQVAAMIEKLPPLWKDFKNYLKHKHKEMKFEYLIV from the exons atgttcttctatttGACTACTTTgagtctacagaagttcatcaaaGAGGACGTTCCAGTTCTCCCGGAATCAACTCTTGAGAACGAACATTTTATAGTCACTGAGGCATGGAAGCACTTAGATTTCTTATGCAAGAATTACATTCTTAGTAGACTGGAGAATGATCTTTACAATGTCTATAGTAATGTGAAAACTTCAAAAGAACTATGGGAGGCGTTGGAAAATAAGTATAAAACCGAGGATGCCGGTTTGAAGAAGTCTGTTGCAGCCAAAATTTTGGACTATAAGATGGTAGACAGCAAGTCTGTCATTATCCAAGTTCAAAAGCTGCAAGTTATCATTCATGaactccttgctgaag GTTTAGTCATCAATGAGGCATTTCAAGTTGCAGcaatgattgagaagttgcctcctttaTGGAAGGACTTTAAGAACTACTTAAAACACAAGCACAAGGAGATGAAATTCGAATATCTCATCGTTTGA